A genomic region of Staphylococcus roterodami contains the following coding sequences:
- a CDS encoding ABC transporter permease yields MNCTFRLLTSNKFDMMLCLPIHKCVNLFYTFVYHSNLLKIILQGVIIIITYSESFKSLYHKAFYRVIISVLSLPIFLYAVIGFAFSTKRKNFYANNSEISEIEQALQQKYKYLSQKKSSTQIHREAIKIIKGQSSNTNTQNIEQAHFSAYFEKILFHKFIIIKVILALPMFIVLTFYLQPLVKYIFERVIMAVIVIIGVIISVFTILYFSPLDAAYSILGQNATKAQIHQFNVLHHLNEPYFIQLWDTIKGVFTFDLGTTYKGNEVVTKAVGERIPITILITVLALIVALFIAIPVGIISAMKRNSWLDITLMTIALIGLSIPSFWQGLLFILAFSLKLDILPPSYMPEHPISLILPVLVIGTSIAASITRMTRSSVLEVMRSDYVLTAYAKGLSTTQVVIKHILKNAIVPIVTLVGLLVAELLGGSAVTEQVFNINGIGRYIVQKQLIPDIPAVMGGVVYISIVISLSNLIIDVFYTLIDPKLRSEINERK; encoded by the coding sequence TTGAACTGTACATTTAGATTATTAACTTCTAATAAATTTGACATGATGTTGTGCCTCCCTATTCACAAATGTGTAAATTTATTCTATACTTTTGTATATCATAGTAATCTACTCAAGATTATTTTACAAGGAGTGATTATCATAATTACTTATTCAGAGTCATTTAAGTCGTTGTATCATAAGGCATTTTATAGGGTTATTATTTCGGTATTAAGCTTGCCGATATTTTTATATGCGGTGATTGGTTTTGCTTTTTCAACTAAGAGAAAAAATTTTTACGCTAACAATTCTGAAATTTCAGAAATCGAACAGGCGTTACAACAAAAATATAAATATTTGTCTCAGAAAAAGTCATCCACACAAATACATAGAGAAGCAATCAAAATAATTAAGGGACAAAGTTCTAATACGAATACTCAGAACATTGAGCAAGCACATTTTTCAGCATACTTTGAAAAGATATTATTTCATAAGTTCATCATTATCAAAGTAATATTGGCTTTACCAATGTTTATTGTGCTGACATTTTATTTACAGCCATTAGTTAAGTATATTTTCGAACGCGTCATTATGGCTGTAATTGTTATTATTGGTGTAATCATTAGTGTCTTTACAATTTTATATTTTTCACCACTTGATGCGGCATATAGCATATTGGGACAAAATGCTACAAAAGCACAAATACATCAATTTAATGTATTGCATCACCTTAATGAACCTTATTTTATTCAATTGTGGGATACCATTAAAGGCGTCTTTACATTTGATTTAGGCACAACATACAAAGGGAATGAAGTTGTGACGAAAGCAGTTGGCGAGAGAATCCCAATTACTATTCTTATCACAGTATTAGCGTTAATTGTGGCATTATTTATTGCGATACCGGTGGGGATTATAAGTGCGATGAAGAGAAATAGTTGGCTTGATATCACATTGATGACAATTGCATTAATTGGGCTATCAATTCCAAGTTTCTGGCAAGGACTATTATTTATTTTAGCCTTCTCATTGAAATTAGATATTTTGCCACCATCTTATATGCCAGAACATCCTATATCACTGATTTTGCCTGTGCTCGTCATTGGAACAAGCATTGCTGCTTCGATTACACGTATGACAAGGTCTTCGGTTCTTGAAGTTATGCGCAGTGATTATGTATTAACCGCTTATGCAAAAGGACTATCAACAACACAAGTTGTGATTAAGCATATTTTAAAAAATGCGATTGTTCCAATTGTGACGCTAGTCGGTCTATTAGTAGCAGAGTTACTTGGTGGCTCTGCTGTTACAGAACAAGTATTTAACATTAATGGTATCGGTCGTTATATTGTTCAAAAACAACTTATACCTGATATCCCAGCAGTCATGGGTGGAGTTGTATATATATCAATTGTTATTTCATTATCAAATTTAATCATTGATGTTTTTTATACACTTATTGATCCAAAATTACGTAGTGAAATCAACGAAAGGAAGTGA
- a CDS encoding ABC transporter ATP-binding protein, whose product MSNLLEVNNLNVQFNYDETTVQAVQNVTFELRKKHILGIVGESGSGKSITAKSILGLLPDYPNHTLTGEIIFNGQSLTDLTSSSLRQIRGKDISMIFQDPLSSLNPRLTIGNQITEVLFQHKRISKSEAKSMAIDILDKVGIKDATRQFDAYPHEFSGGMRQRVMIAIALILKPQILIADEPTTALDASTQNQLLQLMKSLYEYTETSIIFITHDLGAVYQFCDDVIVMKDGSVVESGTVECIFKSPQHTYTKRLINAIPDIHQTRPPRQISNDLLLKFDHVSVDYTSPNGSLFRAVRDINLAIRKGETLGIVGESGSGKSTLAKTVVGLKEVSEGFIWYNDVPLSLFKGDELKPLRQEIQMIFQDPFASINPRFKVIDVIKRPLIIHGKTKNDDEAINKVVSLLEKVGLDQSFLYRYPHELSGGQRQRVSIARALAVEPKVIVCDEAVSALDVSIQKDIIDLLKQLQLDFGITYLFITHDMGVINEICDRVAVMKNGEIVELNNTENIIKHPQSDYAKQLISAVPVIAK is encoded by the coding sequence ATGTCAAATTTATTAGAAGTTAATAATCTAAATGTACAGTTCAATTATGATGAAACAACGGTTCAAGCTGTACAAAATGTCACTTTTGAATTACGTAAAAAACATATTTTAGGTATAGTCGGTGAGTCTGGTTCAGGTAAAAGTATTACTGCAAAGTCGATTTTAGGACTATTACCAGATTATCCAAACCATACTTTAACTGGAGAAATTATTTTTAATGGGCAGTCTTTAACTGATTTAACTTCGTCATCATTACGACAAATTCGAGGAAAAGATATTTCGATGATTTTTCAAGATCCGCTATCTTCTTTAAATCCTAGATTAACAATTGGCAACCAAATTACAGAAGTACTATTTCAACATAAACGCATATCAAAGTCAGAAGCAAAGTCAATGGCCATTGATATTTTAGATAAGGTTGGAATTAAAGATGCAACACGACAATTTGACGCTTATCCACACGAATTTTCTGGTGGAATGCGTCAACGTGTGATGATTGCAATTGCCTTAATTTTAAAACCACAAATTTTAATTGCAGATGAACCAACAACAGCATTAGATGCAAGCACACAAAATCAATTACTTCAGTTGATGAAATCACTTTATGAGTATACTGAAACATCTATTATTTTTATCACACACGATTTAGGTGCTGTGTATCAATTTTGCGATGATGTGATTGTAATGAAAGATGGAAGTGTCGTTGAAAGTGGTACAGTTGAATGTATTTTCAAATCGCCACAACATACATATACCAAACGATTAATTAATGCGATTCCTGATATTCATCAAACACGACCACCAAGACAAATAAGTAATGATCTTTTATTGAAATTTGATCACGTTAGTGTAGATTATACATCGCCAAATGGTAGTTTATTCCGTGCAGTTAGAGATATAAACTTAGCTATTAGAAAAGGTGAAACATTAGGTATTGTAGGAGAGTCTGGTTCAGGAAAATCCACTTTAGCTAAGACGGTCGTCGGTCTAAAGGAAGTGTCAGAAGGCTTTATTTGGTATAATGATGTGCCATTAAGTTTATTTAAAGGCGATGAATTGAAACCTTTACGCCAAGAAATACAAATGATTTTCCAAGATCCATTCGCTTCAATTAATCCTAGATTCAAAGTGATTGATGTGATTAAGCGACCACTTATCATTCATGGTAAAACTAAAAACGACGATGAAGCCATTAATAAAGTAGTCTCTTTGTTAGAAAAAGTTGGCCTGGATCAAAGTTTCTTATATCGTTATCCACATGAGTTATCTGGTGGACAACGCCAACGTGTAAGTATTGCGAGAGCACTTGCAGTTGAACCAAAAGTAATTGTTTGCGACGAGGCAGTGTCAGCTTTAGACGTTTCAATCCAAAAAGATATTATCGATTTATTAAAACAATTACAATTAGACTTTGGTATTACATACTTATTCATCACACATGATATGGGTGTCATCAATGAAATATGTGATCGAGTTGCGGTTATGAAAAATGGCGAAATCGTTGAACTTAATAACACAGAAAATATTATCAAACATCCACAATCAGATTATGCAAAACAACTTATTTCAGCAGTTCCTGTAATTGCTAAATAA